One Phosphitispora fastidiosa genomic region harbors:
- the pylSn gene encoding pyrrolysine--tRNA(Pyl) ligase small subunit translates to MSIRKHQPPGEIIQKIKLWPSLNGILHGVKSVKIKGAYIELITHCGQQIKIRNSRHSRVARWLRNKWYAGACPKCRVPEWKLEKYSQTKFL, encoded by the coding sequence ATGAGTATCAGGAAACACCAACCGCCCGGAGAGATAATTCAAAAAATAAAACTATGGCCGTCCCTGAACGGTATCCTGCATGGAGTTAAATCAGTCAAAATAAAAGGAGCCTATATTGAACTGATTACTCACTGTGGGCAGCAGATTAAAATCAGGAACTCCCGCCACAGCAGGGTGGCCCGCTGGCTGAGGAACAAGTGGTATGCCGGAGCATGTCCCAAATGCCGTGTCCCGGAATGGAAGTTAGAGAAATACTCGCAGACAAAATTTCTATAG
- the pylB gene encoding methylornithine synthase PylB: MNLDTILQKAINAQPLTYNEIMFLLTLNKEADYTRVFAAAREVRAKHFQDKVFLYGFIYFSTYCKNNCSFCYYRMTNSESPRYRKSIGETVRIAGELAESGVHLIDLTMGEDPLFHNPDGYNELTRLVREVKENSDLPVMVSPGLVPAGSLYELKQAGADWYALYQETHNQNLYKKLRLQQEYEHRMSAKLLAKRLGFFIEEGILLGVGEDFTDIATSILTMQNLGVHQARVMSLVPQRGTPLAGQSPPPQLKELLSIAVMRLALGNVLIPASLDIEGITGLKKRLEAGANVVTSIIPPRTGLAGVSQSSLDIEAGFRTASGVTRVLTELGLKRASLQEYQDWLLAQKPEPHQKGGVVNESRHYWRTAAGN; the protein is encoded by the coding sequence ATGAACCTTGACACGATACTGCAAAAAGCCATTAATGCTCAACCCCTTACCTACAATGAAATCATGTTCCTGCTGACTTTGAATAAGGAAGCCGACTATACCAGGGTCTTTGCGGCGGCACGCGAAGTCCGGGCAAAACACTTCCAGGACAAGGTCTTCCTATATGGATTCATATATTTTTCCACCTACTGCAAGAATAACTGCAGTTTTTGTTATTACCGCATGACTAACTCTGAAAGTCCCCGTTATCGCAAGAGTATTGGCGAAACGGTTCGGATAGCAGGTGAACTGGCTGAATCCGGGGTTCACCTGATTGACCTGACAATGGGTGAAGACCCCCTTTTCCATAACCCTGATGGGTACAATGAGCTTACCAGGCTGGTCAGGGAGGTGAAAGAAAACAGTGACCTGCCGGTAATGGTTTCCCCTGGGTTAGTCCCTGCCGGGTCACTCTATGAATTGAAACAGGCGGGTGCCGACTGGTACGCCCTGTATCAGGAAACCCATAACCAAAACCTATACAAAAAGCTCCGCCTGCAGCAGGAATATGAGCATCGGATGTCCGCCAAACTGCTGGCGAAAAGGCTTGGGTTTTTCATTGAGGAAGGCATATTGCTGGGTGTGGGTGAAGATTTTACCGATATTGCCACATCTATTTTAACCATGCAGAATTTAGGAGTCCACCAGGCCCGGGTCATGAGCCTGGTCCCCCAGCGGGGGACCCCCCTGGCAGGACAGAGTCCCCCGCCACAGCTAAAGGAACTCCTCTCAATAGCGGTGATGCGTCTCGCCCTGGGAAATGTCCTGATTCCGGCTTCCCTGGATATTGAAGGGATTACAGGATTGAAAAAGCGCCTGGAGGCAGGCGCCAATGTGGTCACATCGATTATCCCGCCCCGGACAGGCCTGGCCGGAGTTTCACAAAGCTCTCTCGATATCGAAGCAGGTTTCCGCACTGCATCCGGAGTCACCAGGGTTTTAACAGAATTAGGCCTAAAGAGAGCTTCCCTACAGGAATACCAGGACTGGCTGTTGGCGCAAAAACCGGAGCCACATCAGAAAGGAGGGGTTGTTAATGAAAGTCGGCATTATTGGAGGACGGCTGCAGGGAACTGA